Below is a genomic region from Betta splendens chromosome 8, fBetSpl5.4, whole genome shotgun sequence.
CCCAGCTCTTCAACGCGGGGTCCCCGTGAGATGCAATGGATGCGCTCCTCGCTCGCATGCGCCCTGCGCTCTGTTtgaagctctcctcctcctccccttctctcCTTTAATAGTTGATCCCATTCATACGCTTCTTGGATTTCAAACGCGTATCTGTGACTGGCTTGATGTGTGCAGCATGTCCCAGCAGCGTGACGGACggcacccccctcccctccccatcCCTACTACACCTCCTTCAGTGCCCCACCCTGATGATCCCACCGTCCTGCCAGCGGGGCTCCTACCTGCCTGATCACACAGGCCGTTGGCATGGGCACCGCTCGCAGCTCACAAGTCATCATTGTTCTCCAgctacacccccccccttccatcACAGCACATACAAAAGCTGAAAATCCCCTCCGCGTCCTCAAAGAACAAAGGCAGATATCGGATGATGAGTTTCTTAACTCACTCAGAGCGTCGGGGTGTCACCTCTGTAGTAATAGTCGGGGCTTTTTTGTGGCGTCCAACGCGTTCATCTAAACAAAGTAATTTTATataattctgaaatgaagcagACGTGGGAACGATAGGAGGGAAATATTTGGACGGAGCATTAGCGCCACCCAGTGGACAAAGAGGGGACTTACACATGTAATATACGCAGAGTTGGCGTATGTAGTAGTTATGTAACGTTTTATTATTACTTGTTTTCATTCTGACTCCGGTTTGTTTCGTGTCTTCgggtttgttttgtgtgcgtgtgtgcagagaTCCTGAAGAAGGGCAGCGCTGTCCACCCATCacttctgcagagagaactggagGCCGCGAGGCACAAACAGCGGAGTCCCCGCTACTgtgaccagctgctccagcacatCAGCTCCCTGCCCCGAGTGACGTCACACCAACGAGCCAACGAGAGGCTGACGCTTGAGACTTAACTGAACTTCGTTAATTGACTTCACTGGAATGGTGAAGCGTTAGAGAGTTGATCTGAAACCCATCGGTTCGAGATTCAGTGGCAGCCGTTTCCAGCAGGACCTTTTTTCATAACATGTTGCTTTTTTACCAGTTTTAGATTTTCATCAATTTTATGTCACATTTTGTGTTCACGTATTTAGAGAGACCCTGGATAAAATCTTTACCCACACACTGTTTAGTTAAGATGAATGGTATGATttcgtgtctgtgtgtcttattttcattttgttgtatattgtatatacaCAATAGTTAAATCATTACATGTGAGAATAAACAAATGTACAACAATAGAATCTGTGGATgttacttcctcctcctcctcctcgttctccgCAGCCTCCTGACGCGGAACCGCTGATCCACGCTCATCTGTGTGGGATCCGCTTTCGGAGCCGTCATCATGTAACCTCCTCGCTGCTCGCCCTCTTCGTGTCTCCTCTCGTACAGAGAATCCTCAGTCTTCGTCGTCCTCCGTCTCGTCATGCTGCGCATCGGGGACGAGGCGACGTGCTTCTCGGCggtgtttctgctgctgacgCTGGGCACGAGGAGCGCCGCGGGCGCCGCTCTCCTCACCGCCTTCCTCTACGTCTTCATGGCGATGTTCCGCTTCCCCCCGGTGCCGGCGGAGCAGGCCGGCCGCGTCCTGCGGCCCAGGGCGTCCGCGGGCGGCGTGCCGGTGGTGGCGCACCGCGGCGGGTGCCGCGACGCCCCGGAGAACACCTTGGCAGCCATCCGGCAGGTCGGACATCTGTTGTCTGTGGTGATGGAAACTGTGCCTGTGTCGAACCGTACGTAATGGAGTTACACTGGATATTGGACGCGTCTGAACCATTCTCAGATCTAATCACTGCAGCACCAATGACAAAATGGAGCGTCCCAGATGTGTAGTAACCTGGAAGGAGCCTGGTGGCAGCCATGCTGTGTTCCATTGTCTTTTGTCTATATCTTTTTATTGATTTGCCGTAATAACAAGGTTAAAGTAATACTATTCCATCAAAAGCTCTACTAGGAACTAGAATGTCTCATTTCTACCTCTCTGTCGTCTCTAGTTTGTCTGCATTAACGTCtatgtgtgatgtgatgtgggTCTAGGCCAGCGAAAACGGGGCCACGGGAGTGGAGCTGGACCTAAGCTTCACCGCCGACGGCGTGCCGGTGCTGATGCACGACGAGACCGTGGACCGCACGACCAACGGCTCCGGAGCGCTCGGCGAGCTGCAGTTCGCCCACGTGAGGAGGCTGGATGCTGCAGCGCGACACAGGCTGAAGTACGACTCCCGCCACTCGAGCGCCTCTGAGCGCGGGTTTCCGTGCGTGACGCGGTTGTGGCCTTGTTTGTCCCCAGAGACAAGTTCGCTGGAGAGAAAGTCCCAACGTtgcaggaggcagtggaggaatGCGTCAAACAGCGGCTGACCATCTTCTTCGGTGTCAAAGGTCACCCTGACAAGGTACTGGACGCATCTATCCAGCACATGAGGCCAAATCAATAGATATTAATAGATAGTTACTTTCACTCTGTTTCAGGCTTCTTCAGTGCTTCATGCAATGTATAAGAAGTTTCCTGTCCTTTATAATTCCAGCATCGTTTCCTCTTTTGAGCCCAAAGTCATTTACAAGGTAACGGCGACTCAAGTGAACCCACTGACGTGGAGTCACCGGGTGCAGACTAACCCATAAGCTCAATGCGCCCGCTCCACAGATGCGGCAGACGGACCCCGGCGTGGCCACAGCTCTCGCCCACCGGCCGTGGAGGCTGAGCCGCTTCCCCGACGGCACCCCGCGGAGCGCGTGCGCGTGGGGCCGGCTGTGGAGCCGCGCTCTGGACGTCCTGCTGGACTGGGCCCACCACCACGTCCTGTGGAAGCTCTGCGGCGTCTCGGCCGTCCTCATGCACAGAGACTACATCTCACTGTGGGTGGAACGTTTCAGTGCACTCGCTCTGCGGCGGGTTCGTTTTCTGCTTTTCAAGCGTCTTTTGTGCTTTATCGCACGCAGGGACTATGTTCAGTACTGGGCTCAGCGAGGTGTGGAGGTCGTGGGCTGGACTGTCAACACGGCCGTGGAGAAAGACTTCTACCAAAGCCTGCTGAAGATCGGCTACATCACCGACAGCCTGCTAGAAGACTGTGATTCAGTGATCTGAACTATCGCACGCACACGGCAGCGGGTTAAGATTTCACAAGAGCCAATTCAAATGATCGTTATGAAATTTTAAATTAAGACGATCAGATTAATTTATTGTTGGTGACTGTAAAGACAGACTAAACTGTACATTATCTGTAGCTGGAATACAGATGAATTAAACCTATAAACGGTCACTTGAAATCATGAAGTCTCAGCTGTTTGCTCTCACGTTTTTACGAAactagcagcagcaacagcatcacACCATCTGTTAACAACAGTGGACTTACTGACGCCacatcatctccagctgcacttatgtttatttattaacaaataAAGAACGATTTCTTAACTGCTCTGAATACTGTCCAAATACTGATGCTTTGAGTTTGACTGATACAGAAACTTGCAGTTGCACAAATGAACCTATTCAAATGTGCGAGAAGTGTAAATGATTCAAATGCTCTGTGTCTATAGATACTTTAAGTTTAAAGTCAGTTGTCAGAATCTGTTTAATCCAACAactgcaggctgtgtgtgtgtgtgtgtgtgtgtgtgtgtgtgtgtgtgtgtgtgtgtgtgtgtgtgtgtgtgtgtgtgtacctctactgtgtgtactgtaaacaTCAGGACGCTGGGTAAATATTGTTGGGTGTAACTAACGGGAGTAAGAGTCAAATGTCCTAcactaaatacatttttaagtaaaagtttgtttgctttttcattttgaatatttatttaaacgtaaaaagataaaaacaacaCCTGCATAACAGGGCTTTGATTACGCATCCTGGCGCTTTGAGTCTGTGTTAAGGATCCAGGGACACTTTAAAGGGACACTGTCCCTTTAAATCTCCCAGGGGCGTTTATGGACGTAGAGCCGAGGTGCGCGTAAACGGTGCGCGTCCAATGTCTTGTGAATGACGGGCACACTTTCAACTTCTGTGACATTGTAGCGCCGCTGTGTGCGCGTCAGTACTTCATACTTTGCCTGTGGACGCGCGGCAGGTGAGAACGTGCCGTCTGACGCGGTGTTGACGCGCAGCGCCTCGCGACTGCGCACGATCCGGTTTTATCAGCGGTCTCGGAGCCGAGCGGCGTCTTTAGTGGCGTGTTCGTAGGTTCGCAGCGGCTGCGACTGCGAGTGAAACTTGCGGGAGTCGTTCCTGGGACATCTGATCTGCGTCGCCCGATCCCGCGAAGACGCCTTTTATTCCGACCACGTGGACTCCGCTTTGAAGGTGACAAACCTGAAAGTTTCACGGGCCACTTTTCGTGCGCATGATGTACACAATTACAAGAGGTCCCAGCAAGCTGGTCACGCAGCGACGCACAGGTGAGACTGGACTTTCATACCGAGCGCGCTCGCTATGAATTGATCAAAGGTCCGTGTTGTTTGCAATTAGATTTCAGTAATCACGCTCTCTTTATCTAGGGCCGACGCAACAGCTGGAGAACAAAATTAACGATTTCAAGCACAAGCAGACGTCCTGGAGTTTGCCCGAGTAAGTGTTCaacgcgcgcgtgcgcgtgctggcgctggtgtgaatgtgtgaccGTCTCCAGCGTTAATCAGATCGCGCATCACGTATTTTAAACTGTTAGATCAACTGCTTTGGTTTAACGCGTTAATGAGTGACAGTCCTGCTAGAAGCGGACGTCATCAGCGTGAGACGGGCAGCGGCGGCGGGGAGTCTCCAAGGACCGCCACGGCGCGCAAGAGGTCATATGGCAGAAAGTGAAAACGGTGCCTAGGTTTCATTAAGAGTTTGGAACAAGGATCCACGCGCGGCCAGTCAGATGAATGCGCACACGTTACTGGGACAGGCTGCTGGAAAGCGCCGTGGACGCATGCGCACGCCGTAGCGGTCCCCGGAGAGTCCCCTCTAGCCGCTCGCACCGTAACACGGGCTCCACGGCTCCGCGTGGCTGCCGGCTTGTTTTCATGCCATTGAACGAGCCTCAGCGTGCGTGACCTTGTAGGAAGGCACGTGGTCCTCACTCAGCTGTTCCACTCGGACCTCCACTGAGCTGAACTTTAAATATAAACtatggttgtgtgtttgtttgttttttgtgatttttttttttccccttcttgcATCAGCCTTCCTGCACCTAAGATAGTCTTCAGCCGTCCAAACGGCAGAAAGCACCACCAGCCCGCTGTGTTTCCGCCCGCagacaagcagctggaggagacttTCAACCCATCACATGAGGAAAATGTCAAGTTTGTCTACGAGGGTAAGGACGTGAATGAACGACCAAACGGTTTGTCATTGTCTCAGACTTTAGATGCATTGCTCaacagccccccctcctcctcctcctcctcctcaccccccccctcaggcCTCACCCGCACAGCTGCTGTTACTGATAGCTCTGATACAACCTCGTGTTCAGCGCTGACTTTAAAGATTTTGGGGGAAAAGcaataaaagctgctgcagcgactGAACACGAGCTCCAGTGGTTCCGACCAGGTTCTGTAGAGGGTCGACTCCATTTGCCTCGCGCTCCGCTGGCTTTGAAGCTAACGGGCAACTTGGGTGACCTTGTCATTGAGTGGACAAGGTCGCGGAGCGGGCCCCGCCCCCTTTTTTTGAGACACAGCTGTTCAAGGTTCATTCTGTGGCCTTTCACGTGCCTGAATTCCCTCCGCTGTGGTCTTTGCAGCTTGGCAGGAGGTGGTGCAGCAGGAGCACAGGCCGGAGGAGGCCCAGCGGCCCGTTCACTACAAGGAGACCAGTCCGGGTCCACACATGGGCAGTGAGTACAGCTTCTCCACCATCAAGCTGCATGTGTTCAGATTGAATTTTCAATAATTTAATGATCAGTCTGTTTTAACCTCACCTTTTAGAATCTAGAAATAAGAACCATTGCATGATCCTGTTTGCATTGACGCCCTCACGCTTCCCAGTACCAGTGTATGAGTCCTAAACAAACAGGGCAATCAGTTCTTGTTTCCTCTCCGTCCTCAGACTTTGCAGCCATCGACCTGGATGAGTGGTGGGCCCAGCGATTTCTAGCCAACATCGACAAGCTCTCCTGACCCTCGATGCGATTTGCAGAGATCTGACACTCAGGAGGCGAGACCTACAACAGGACGGCGCACCGACGAGCGCAAACCCAGGAACCAGAAAAGCAGGCACCATGGGTCCAAGTGCCAAATGTGGCTCAAATGTACTGACAGTGCTGGGACACTGACATAGTAACGCTAAATGTGAGTGATTGGTGGCACACTGGGGAATGTGTTTTCCATCTTGCTGCCTGCAAACAGGATGTTATGTTGCTTGAAATGtagtaaaagaaaaatcatACTTCTGAGACTGTGGATCACATTACTTCAACATTTTAATGTTCCTATAAGTGCTTAAACTGTTTACAGTAGGCTGATTGTTTAACACCTTTGACCTAGAAGAAGTTAAAACATCGGCTTTGATTCACATCAGAAATTTAAGTACAAAGAGGTTGTAAATGACAAAACTTAAAGGATGATGAAAACGCAGGATTCATGGCAACGCTCTGCAGACTGTCAACAAGTTCATGTTGCATCACAATCCTTAGTCTTCTCCACAAGGgggcaaaataaaagtcctccAGATGGACAGAAGTCTGATGTTATGGCTCAGATGAACACAGGCCTGTACAGCCGGCCCACGTCGTGACTCAGTACTTCTCCAGAGCTTTAGACAGCAGCTCATTCAGACGGGAAACTATGGGCCGGGCGTCATCCAGGAGTCCTGCTGCAATCATGGCGTTATCATAGATCTGGAGAGGAGAACGATTAAAATGTAATCCCtccacatttcaaaataaaagcataagaACCAACATCTACACAGTAATTGTACAGGTCAAAAAGCAGCCACTAGACTTCAGTAAACAAGAGGCGCAGACACGTGTGCAACGCTGTCATTGATTGATTCTGCATTTTCCTCACTTCAgttaaaataactaaaaattTCAACATGCAACTTTACCTGAGCAAAGAGCAACGCGGCCATTTCAGAGTTCGTGTCCTTCAGCTCGTACAGCTTCTTAATGAGAAAGTGCCTGTTGCATAACGGAACACAAAAGCCGCATTAGCTCGAGTTTCATCCGGAATAATGCGTCGCACATGCGCTGCGCTCTCACCCTGCGTTGATCTCCAGCGTGGCGTGCGTCAACAGGTCTCGCCCCACCGGCGCCTCAGACAGCTGGTGGGTGCGGAGGACGCGGCGCGTGGCACCCAGTTCCATCTGCGTGATCATGGCTGGGTGGGTGTTGAGGCGAGGGGTCAGCTGGGGCCAGAGGAGTGAGAGCATTAGCCAACACTTCTTGACCAATGTGTCAGAACAATGCATAAACCCATGTACAGCGCGTCATCCAGTAGAAGGAAATGGACCAACGCCAGCAACCACACTGCTCTTCACCTTTACGTTGGCGACTCTGGGACCCAGAGATTCCTTCATCCAGGTCATCAGCTCATTCGCCTGCTCCTGCGTCAGTCGCTCAGACTCTAGAATAAAGAGTGAGGGTTAAAATCGACTGAATGAGAGGATATCTACTTGAAAACCAGAAGGGAAGAGAACCTGGTATGGTGTCCTCGAACTTCTCTTCCTTGTAGTGATCCACCACGATGTCCGCCTCCACGGACATCAGCCTCTTTTTGTCAAACTCGCCGAGTCTGAGCACGGTGACCTCATCATAGTCTTTGTAGCAGAaaagcacctgcacacagaaaCGTTTAGAGGTCGCTCTTCTACCGTTCCGTTTACGTAGTACGACAGAGTGTCACCTCATGGTTTTTCTGCTTCATAGCCTCAAAGTAGGGCGACTGCTCTGCAATCTCGCGGCTCGGAGCAAACAGGTAGTAGATGTTGCGGCAGTCGGGCTTCATGCGTGAAATGTAGTCTGTCAGACTGGTCTGCTGGCCGGCGGGCAAAGCAGAGGACTCGTACTGCAGCAGCTTGGCAATGTTCTCCTATACACAGACAAATGAGAGGACAAGgctgctggtttgtgtgtgtctctaaaaCCAGATGCAAAACCGTAGCATCTTAATCCCCCCCCTTAAAAACTAAGGGGTCGTCACCTTGGAATGTTGGTTTTCTGTGGTGATGATGCCTTCACTGATATAGAGTCGGTAGTCATCAAGGAAGTTACAGTACTTCTCTGGATCCTTCTTGCTCtggtgcagcaggaagcggaTCAACCTTGCCTCCAAAACGTCACGAATCTTCCTAAAAGAGatagaggaaaaacaaaaaaattaaaatactcAAATTTAGTTTGATCCTAAAAAGTGACTGAACAAACAATAACAGTGTGGGGTATAAGAATGGTGCTGTACATGAGGAGGGggctctcctgcagcagctctctaCTCAGGTTCAGAGGGATGTCTTCACTGTCCACCACACCTGCACAGTGAATAGTGTTTAATGGCCCGGCCTTGTAGAATTGTGTTAAGCGTGAAGCTAGAAGAGACGCTCATACCGTGCAGGAAGCGCAACCACCTGGGCAGGATGTGCGACGATTTGGACTGGATCAGAACCTTCCTGCTGTACAGAGACACCTTGGAGCTCGTGTCCGCGTTCACTTCGAACATGTTGGGCTTCTGTCGACAAGTCACGCAAATGCAAAATATGAGCCTCATTCTCCAGTGACTGCCCCGTGATTCCAGTGCCATTATTGGACGTCGCGTGCAGGAAAGTCCTCACTCACCTCGTGAGGGACATAGAAGATGCCCTGGATGTTGAGCGGCGCGTCCGCGCGGTAGTGGAACGTGTAGCGGGGCTCACCACTGGTTTTGCCAATGAAGCGGTAGAACTCCCCATACTTCCAGTCATCAATCTCCTTTGGATCCATCACCCACAAGGCCTGAAGAAAGACGCCTTACATTTACTGCTATAGAGGATAAGTGTCCAGATTTACCCAAGAGTAAAGAAGGGCAGCAGTTTACCTGCATGGAGTTGAGCCGGCGTCCGTTCAGGTAGATGGGAAAGCCGACAAAGTTACTGTACTTTGTTACAACCTCTAAAATAGAGAGTTTGGATTAATATGGAGTTCTTTGTGTTCAGTCATCGTTATAGTTCAGCTTCTAGCGCCGCTTTGTTAGTTTCACCTTTAACTTTGTCCTCAAAAGAAAAGTCTTCGCACTCATCTTTGAGGTGCAGCACAATCTTTGTTCCCGGCTGAACACCAGTGGCTTCAGCGATCTCATAAACACCAGAGCTGAAGGAGACAAAGGTATGTTATAAAAGCCACCAACGCAGCAGGAATACAGGCCGTTctgccaaacaaaacaaaacacgccCAGCACATTAGTTCCCGATTTACTTGACATCAAAACTACTCGTGTCCTCACCCGTCTGAGGACCACCTATATCCAGGTGCAC
It encodes:
- the trap1 gene encoding heat shock protein 75 kDa, mitochondrial, with the protein product MSRCLGLARLALGANSRLICARGQSSRAVSCFLAGDLKAGQQQRWSSQPRLWSSQRSGPGFRQQVSYSTQEAEKAPEDDPIHTIITDRESVQGSASKHEFQADTRKLLDIVAKSLYSEREVFIRELISNSSDSLEKLRHHSLTAWGMRSQLEIHLQTDASKRTFTIQDTGMGMSKEELVSNLGTIAHSGSKAFLEALDNQGKVSSTIIGQFGVGFYSSFVVAKQVEVYSRSAEPGAPGYRWSSDGSGVYEIAEATGVQPGTKIVLHLKDECEDFSFEDKVKEVVTKYSNFVGFPIYLNGRRLNSMQALWVMDPKEIDDWKYGEFYRFIGKTSGEPRYTFHYRADAPLNIQGIFYVPHEKPNMFEVNADTSSKVSLYSRKVLIQSKSSHILPRWLRFLHGVVDSEDIPLNLSRELLQESPLLMKIRDVLEARLIRFLLHQSKKDPEKYCNFLDDYRLYISEGIITTENQHSKENIAKLLQYESSALPAGQQTSLTDYISRMKPDCRNIYYLFAPSREIAEQSPYFEAMKQKNHEVLFCYKDYDEVTVLRLGEFDKKRLMSVEADIVVDHYKEEKFEDTIPESERLTQEQANELMTWMKESLGPRVANVKLTPRLNTHPAMITQMELGATRRVLRTHQLSEAPVGRDLLTHATLEINAGHFLIKKLYELKDTNSEMAALLFAQIYDNAMIAAGLLDDARPIVSRLNELLSKALEKY
- the LOC114860927 gene encoding glycerophosphodiester phosphodiesterase 1-like isoform X1 — encoded protein: MLRIGDEATCFSAVFLLLTLGTRSAAGAALLTAFLYVFMAMFRFPPVPAEQAGRVLRPRASAGGVPVVAHRGGCRDAPENTLAAIRQASENGATGVELDLSFTADGVPVLMHDETVDRTTNGSGALGELQFAHVRRLDAAARHRLKDKFAGEKVPTLQEAVEECVKQRLTIFFGVKGHPDKASSVLHAMYKKFPVLYNSSIVSSFEPKVIYKMRQTDPGVATALAHRPWRLSRFPDGTPRSACAWGRLWSRALDVLLDWAHHHVLWKLCGVSAVLMHRDYISLDYVQYWAQRGVEVVGWTVNTAVEKDFYQSLLKIGYITDSLLEDCDSVI
- the LOC114860927 gene encoding glycerophosphodiester phosphodiesterase 1-like isoform X2 produces the protein MHDETVDRTTNGSGALGELQFAHVRRLDAAARHRLKDKFAGEKVPTLQEAVEECVKQRLTIFFGVKGHPDKASSVLHAMYKKFPVLYNSSIVSSFEPKVIYKMRQTDPGVATALAHRPWRLSRFPDGTPRSACAWGRLWSRALDVLLDWAHHHVLWKLCGVSAVLMHRDYISLDYVQYWAQRGVEVVGWTVNTAVEKDFYQSLLKIGYITDSLLEDCDSVI
- the LOC114861054 gene encoding MAPK regulated corepressor interacting protein 2-like; this encodes MMYTITRGPSKLVTQRRTGPTQQLENKINDFKHKQTSWSLPDLPAPKIVFSRPNGRKHHQPAVFPPADKQLEETFNPSHEENVKFVYEAWQEVVQQEHRPEEAQRPVHYKETSPGPHMGNFAAIDLDEWWAQRFLANIDKLS